Proteins from a genomic interval of Sparus aurata chromosome 21, fSpaAur1.1, whole genome shotgun sequence:
- the zeb1a gene encoding zinc finger E-box-binding homeobox 1 isoform X1, producing MADGPRCKRRKQANPKRSSVTNFNNGLEASSDSDDEDKLHIVEEDSLQEPEAANAGGTTPKDSHDAATKVLPHNGSMNGVKEECVSEEEEEEEEVKDTLVEEILQQGDTAIIYPEAPEDEQSPAETGGADENGTPDSFSQLHTCPYCSRGYKRNASLKEHIKYRHETSEDNYSCSHCSYTFTYRSQLERHMSHHRGSRDQRHVSQSTGGLGGTGGTRKFKCTECSKAFKYKHHLKEHLRIHSGEKPYECSNCKKRFSHSGSYSSHISSKKCVGAAPPNGIPRIKSPPPTTQTSPVIIAPARGILKEKTESKPLQEQLPVTQIKSEPVEYECKTMAAAPATSAGTNGVVNGGTTQPAVVPAATLPQGVAMVVPTVGLMSPISINLNDLQNVLKVAMDGNVLRQVLGTANGVVAQGKQGIVVQQPQQQIISLPAFVDHDGTTKIIINYSISPAAATTATTQPASLVAKNNPPPTVTTAAAPTPSKTDKSPTPEVADLSIVKTEPESLPIMETEAGTQSEMKTDKTDTHTAPMPKVSSISTCLLCDDCPDNLEALHLLQHRKAANGEAVDSAALDPSFAALLSEAGVTLEEPPVDDLVSLLKTYFTSNANPSEMELSKISESVSIPVDVIRKWFAKMNSGKNMGRNKTIAVSKKTVTTNPISEDASNLNGETEEDSGHETSNKASSESGSASPSDSSPLSLNTGDLVIIKREPEDPEDPDSQAEPLDLSLPKQIAAALETKTATPSTKQQEQPLNLTCLRKEQMGGRTIYVTTPQTGRAVNIVTAAQLPTLVAIAGQGTVNCLSTINTATKRTILIPQLTYTYATTAGNAAGAKTVVLNGHKQKKPDSSSESVSTVEEQNDSDGASLIKKRRLENGVYPCDLCSKVFQKGSSLLRHKYEHTGKRPHECNICKKAFKHKHHLIEHSRLHSGEKPYQCDKCGKRFSHSGSYSQHMNHRYSYCKKDGPNPGPGSGSGPRRAQSELSSPSAGPQSDSRTTTPPSQLDSDERESEEEEDDEAICMDDIRVVQVDDGECEIYEGNFDDTDDEDGEEMVEEEMTQEEEADKEKQDGEFACDVMEIELGDDHMVDEAMEEKEEEASADTEEMANCEADMDKSNREGSESAKPTGEDSTETTVEDSAETTVEDSAEPIEEDSAALIEEDSAEPIEEDSAEPKGEDSTNTTGEDSAEPPEEDSDKTTEEDSAEPTEEDSAEPTEENSAEPKGEDSAEPKGEGSAEPTEEDSAALIEEDSAEPIEEDSAEPKGEDSTNTTGEDSAEPPEEDSDKTTEEDSAEPTEEDSAEPTEENSAEPKGEGSAEPTEEDSAEPKGEDSAEPTEEDSAEPKGEDSARPTEEDSAEPTVEVVTNTK from the exons TGACAAACTTCAACAATGGCTTGGAGGCCAGTTCAGACTCGGATGACGAGGACAAGCTACACATTGTGGAGGAGGACAGCCTGCAGGAGCCTGAGGCCGCCAACGCAGGGGGGACTACGCCGAAGGACAGCCATGATGCTGCCACGAAAGTATTACCCCACAATGGCTCCATGAATGGAG TGAAAGAAGAGTGTGTgtcagaagaggaggaagaggaggaggaagtgaaggaCACGCTAGTGGAGGAGATTCTCCAGCAGGGAGACACAGCCATCATCTATCCTGAGGCTCCTGAGGATGAGCAGAGTCCAGCAGAGACAGGAGGCGCTGACGAAAACG GCACGCCAGATTCCTTCTCCCAGCTGCACACTTGCCCCTACTGCTCCCGGGGATACAAGCGAAACGCCTCGCTGAAGGAGCACATCAAGTATCGGCACGAGACCAGCGAGGACAACTACAGTTGCTCGCACTGCAGCTACACCTTCACCTACCGCTCGCAGCTTGAGAGGCACATGAGCCACCACAGGGGCTCCAGGGACCAG CGTCACGTTTCCCAGTCGACAGGAGGATTAGGAGGAACAGGTGGAACCCGCAAGTTCAAATGTACCGAATGTTCCAAGGCCTTCAAGTACAAGCACCACCTGAAGGAGCACCTGCGCATTCACAGCG GTGAGAAACCATACGAATGCTCAAACTGCAAGAAGCGATTCTCCCACTCAGGTTCCTACAGCTCCCACATCAGCAGTAAGAAGTGTGTGGGGGCAGCACCCCCTAACGGCATCCCTCGAATCAAATCCCCCCCACCCACTACGCAGACCTCACCCGTCATAATTGCTCCGGCCCGTGGGATTCTAAAAGAGAAAACTGAAAGCAAACCCCTCCAGGAGCAGCTCCCCGTCACCCAGATCAAATCCGAACCCGTGGAATACGAGTGCAAGACGATGGCGGCGGCACCAGCAACTTCAGCCGGTACCAATGGAGTGGTGAACGGAGGGACAACGCAACCAGCTGTGGTTCCTGCTGCAACCCTGCCTCAGGGTGTGGCTATGGTCGTACCAACAGTTGGACTCATGTCGCCTATAAGCATCAATCTGAATGACTTGCAAAATGTGCTCAAAGTGGCGATGGACGGAAACGTGCTCAGGCAGGTGCTGGGTACGGCTAACGGGGTGGTGGCGCAGGGGAAGCAGGGAATCGTAGTCCAGCAGCCCCAGCAGCAGATCATCAGCCTGCCGGCCTTTGTGGATCACGACGGTACCACAAAGATCATCATCAACTACAGCATCAGCCCTGCAGCCGCCACCACTGCCACTACCCAGCCTGCATCGCTTGTTGCCAAAAACAACCCCCCTCCCACTGTCACCACTGCTGCAGCCCCCACCCCCTCCAAAACAGACAAATCCCCAACCCCAGAGGTGGCAGACCTCTCCATCGTAAAGACAGAGCCAGAATCACTGCCCATCATGGAGACAGAGGCAGGCACACAGTCAGAAATGAAAACTGATaagacagacactcacacagctCCGATGCCAAAAGTCAGCAGCATTAGTACATGTTTACTATGCGACGACTGTCCAGACAACCTGGAGGCGCTACACCTCCTCCAGCACCGCAAAGCAGCCAACGGGGAGGCTGTCGACTCTGCAGCTTTGGACCCCTCGTTCGCCGCTCTGCTGAGCGAAGCGGGCGTGACGCTGGAGGAGCCACCAGTGGATGACCTCGTCTCACTCCTCAAGACCTACTTCACCTCCAATGCTAACCCCAGCGAGATGGAGCTGTCCAAGATATCTGAATCTGTCAGTATTCCCGTGGATGTGATCAGAAAATGGTTCGCCAAGATGAACTCTGGGAAAAACATGGGCCGCAATAAAACTATAGCGGTTTCCAAAAAGACTGTGACCACAAATCCCATCTCAGAGGACGCCTCAAATCTGAacggagagacagaggaagacagtGGCCATGAAACCTCCAACAAAGCCTCATCAGAATCTGGCAGTGCTTCTCCCTCAGACTCTTCACCACTAAGCCTCAACACCGGGGACCTCGTCATCATCAAAAGGGAGCCGGAGGACCCGGAGGACCCGGACTCCCAGGCAGAGCCGCTCGATCTCTCCCTTCCTAAACAAATCGCAGCAGCATTGGAAACTAAAACAGCCACACCCTCCACAAAGCAGCAGGAACAGCCCCTGAacctgacctgcctgaggaaGGAGCAGATGGGGGGTCGAACCATCTACGTCACCACACCTCAGACGGGAAGAGCGGTCAACATCGTGACTGCCGCGCAGTTGCCCACATTAGTGGCCATCGCTGGTCAGGGCACGGTGAACTGTCTCAGCACCATCAACACCGCAACAAAACGCACCATCCTCATCCCCCAGCTCACCTACACCTACGCCACCACGGCCGGCAACGCCGCTGGAGCAAAGACTGTTGTACTCAACGGCCATAAG CAGAAGAAACCGGACAGCAGCTCTGAAAGTGTTTCCACAGTGGAGGAGCAGAATGATTCTGATGGAGCCTCACTGATAAAGAAGCGACGGCTGGAAAATGGCGTGTACCCCTGTGACCTCTGCTCCAAAGTCTTCCAGAAGGGCAGCTCCCTGCTCAGGCACAAATATGAACACACAG GAAAACGGCCCCATGAGTGCAACATCTGCAAGAAGGccttcaaacacaaacaccacctGATCGAACACTCAAGGTTGCACTCCGGAGAGAAACCCTACCAGTGTGATAAATGCGGGAAGCGTTTCTCTCACTCTGGCTCGTACTCCCAGCACATGAACCACCGCTACTCCTACTGCAAGAAGGACGGGCCAAACCCTGGACCTGGCTCAGGTTCAGGGCCACGCAGAGCTCAGTCGGAGCTCAGTAGCCCCAGCGCCGGACCACAGTCAGACAGTCGGACTACGACGCCGCCCTCCCAACTGGACTCagatgagagggagagtgaggaagaggaggacgacgaGGCCATTTGTATGGATGACATCCGAGTTGTGCAGGTGGACGACGGAGAGTGCGAGATATACGAGGGAAACTTCGATGACACCGACgatgaggatggagaggagatgGTTGAGGAAGAGatgacacaagaggaagaggCGGATAAAGAAAAGCAGGATGGGGAGTTTGCTTGTGATGTGATGGAGATCGAGTTGGGCGACGATCACATGGTGGACGAAGCgatggaggaaaaggaggaagaggcaaGTGCAGATACAGAGGAAATGGCGAACTGTGAAGCAGATATGGACAAAAGCAACAGGGAGGGGTCAGAAAGCGCCAAACCCACAGGGGAAGACAGCACCGAAACCACAGTGGAGGACAGTGCCGAAACCACAGTGGAGGACAGTGCCGAACCCATAGAGGAGGACAGTGCCGCACTCATAGAGGAGGACAGTGCCGAACCCATAGAGGAGGACAGCGCTGAGCCCAAAGGGGAGGACAGCACCAACACCACAGGGGAAGACAGCGCTGAACCCCCAGAGGAGGACAGCGACAaaaccacagaggaggacagtgcCGAacccacagaggaggacagcGCCGAACCCACAGAGGAGAACAGCGCTGAACCCAAAGGGGAGGACAGCGCTGAACCCAAAGGGGAGGGCAGTGCCGAacccacagaggaggacagtgcCGCACTCATAGAGGAGGACAGTGCCGAACCCATAGAGGAGGACAGCGCTGAGCCCAAAGGGGAGGACAGCACCAACACCACAGGAGAAGACAGCGCTGAACCCCCAGAGGAGGACAGCGACAaaaccacagaggaggacagtgcCGAacccacagaggaggacagcGCCGAACCCACAGAGGAGAACAGCGCTGAACCCAAAGGGGAGGGCAGTGCCGAacccacagaggaggacagcGCTGAACCCAAAGGGGAGGACAGTGCCGAacccacagaggaggacagcGCCGAACCCAAAGGGGAGGACAGTGCCAGacccacagaggaggacagtgcTGAACCCACAGTGGAAGTGGTGACaaacaccaaataa